The following proteins are encoded in a genomic region of Triticum dicoccoides isolate Atlit2015 ecotype Zavitan chromosome 1B, WEW_v2.0, whole genome shotgun sequence:
- the LOC119350163 gene encoding heavy metal-associated isoprenylated plant protein 47-like translates to MTQKIVIAVQMASSRCRSKALALVAATPGVDSAALAGDRKDQLVVVGHGVDSVNLTSALRRKVGHAQLLQVVDVKKEDGKKPPAAVVECYAHSGYSYPYGYYYPSQPAAVNVFYELQHYPAVAAVEAYGYPCSRPEPGTCSVM, encoded by the coding sequence ATGACGCAGAAGATCGTGATCGCGGTGCAGATGGCGAGCAGCAGGTGCCGGTCCAAGGCGCTGGCGCTGGTGGCGGCCACGCCCGGAGTGGATTCGGCGGCGCTGGCGGGAGATAGGAAGGACCAGCTGGTGGTCGTCGGCCACGGCGTCGACTCCGTCAACCTCACCAGCGCGCTGCGTAGGAAGGTCGGCCACGCGCAGCTGCTGCAGGTCGTCGATGTCAAGAAGGAGGACGGGAAGAAGCCGCCGGCCGCCGTGGTCGAATGCtacgcgcactccgggtactcctaCCCGTACGGCTACTACTACCCATCGCAACCGGCGGCGGTGAACGTCTTCTACGAGCTGCAGCACTACCCTGCTGTTGCCGCCGTCGAGGCGTACGGGTACCCGTGCTCGCGGCCCGAGCCGGGCACCTGTTCGGTAATGTAG